The DNA window TgaacatatatattgttaatgagttttagtgaaaaaaataacTTCGCCTAACTTAGGTTTATCCAAACTGGAATTACCTATTCACACAGTGTGACCAAcagatatattttgaatttcattcatGGAATTCTCTATAAAGTGATGTCCAGTATTGTAAAAGTTTATAAAGcttctatttaatattaatttcttgaaTCATAACTTTGTTTGCTTCAATCAAATCAAGTTGATATTTTAGTTCCTTTACACTGTAATGCTGGTGTCCTAGCAACTAAATAGAATCGACAGACAAAAAAATGACTTAGTAATCATTTGCCTTTCCAATTCATCTGAAGAAATCAGATCAGATGTAGAAACAGATTTCTTATCTCTTGTATATGGTGTGAATCACCTCATACCTCACGAATCTTCCTCTCTACACTAAGTCCATTTTCCTCTCTAAGCAGCTTATCTTCCTCCTACACAACTACATCAACCTCTGACCAACatccttgttttgttttcataccaCAATCTCTACCTGTTCGAAATATCTTCTtaattattcagttgttataAAGGTATTTACTTCTTTGAAAACTACTCAACTTTTAATTATAGTTTCTTTCCTAACTGTGTTCTCTATCATCTCCTGATTTAGCGTTTTTTGTTTGGCATAGAACAATGTATGAATTTAATATCCTTCCTCCAAACAGTTGTCCAGAAAGAGATGATATTTATCTTTTGTCTCTCTCTCCGATTCATATCTAACTCTGTGCTGaagaaaaaataaccattttagTTTACTTTAACAGATTTCTGTTGTGGTGTTCATTCTTCAGTCTAAGTTGCATTTGTAGTTGTTTTACCCTATATTATTACCATCTTAACAAAAGGTTTTCATGGTTTCACATAAtacacaacaatattaatatagtaCTCTCATGGGGTTGAAGATTATTTTAGTTGACTTGACTGATTCATACCAAACTCTTCGTGGTGTTATTTAATATACCACGATATTAACATAGCACTGTCATGACGTTTGCGGATTCCTTTAAGTTGATTTTATGGCTTCATACCAAACACTTCatgatattatttaatatacaacGATATTAATTAACGTAGCACTGTGATGGCGTTTATGGATTCCTATAAGTTGATTTTATggcttcataaaaaaatattcacggtgtttttttttaatacaccaatataTCAACATAATACCATCATGgcgtttatttcttcttttaagcTGATTTGTTGGCTTCATATTAatcttttcatgttgttttttcatatattacagttttaacagACTGCTGTCATGACACTTGTAGTTCTAAGAGATGTGTTTCACATAATTTCAGGTAGTTATCGTGTTCTACGCCGCCATAATTCTAATCCTCGTTGGTACCAATCTACATCGTTTTCGGCGAAACGATAGGACTAGGAACAATGGCCCTTCTGATGACGAAGAAGAAAGTGTGGAGTTGGAAGAAAAAAGACACCTAGTGGTCCATCTCGACAAAAATGCTCGAGTCTATCAGACGGTTACGCCTGAAAAAGTAAATGAGTTGGCTTTGTGACTTCACCCTTGAAGAAAACATGTAGAAATATCAGAACATTggttatatttctaataaaatatatcacataaGCTCCACAAGAGcttataaaattcaaattttcttgACTGTGGAGTATTTAGCTATGTCGTAAGAAGTATCATTTATGTTAGTAAAACAGTATTAACGAAACACGTTCTTAGTTTTAAGTTACTGTGGTAACGTGATCCCGTTATttaattgaatatatattt is part of the Tachypleus tridentatus isolate NWPU-2018 chromosome 4, ASM421037v1, whole genome shotgun sequence genome and encodes:
- the LOC143249267 gene encoding uncharacterized protein LOC143249267; this encodes MPYLYIETAKEKLCHGAKLLSSGLCNNTLTASALRANPQKLDPHRTVRVVFPDQSTDAIIYVTVVIVFYAAIILILVGTNLHRFRRNDRTRNNGPSDDEEESVELEEKRHLVVHLDKNARVYQTVTPEKVNELAL